From the genome of Pukyongia salina, one region includes:
- a CDS encoding DUF4252 domain-containing protein, whose product MKKLLILLLVITAPYIGYAQFDSYEDEKDVTSVVVTKNMFKLLAEIDLESNDPEVKDYLELVNNLDNIKIFITNNPAVAKRMSADVQKYIGSAKGLNELMRVKDEGKNIKFYSKEGKSESFVSELLMFMDGNIDGKDGTMIMSITGNIDLKKISKLTKDLKVPGSEELKNIDKKQ is encoded by the coding sequence ATGAAGAAGCTATTGATACTATTATTAGTGATAACTGCACCCTATATTGGTTATGCGCAGTTCGACTCTTACGAAGATGAAAAGGATGTTACCTCTGTGGTAGTGACCAAGAATATGTTTAAACTTTTGGCCGAGATCGACCTGGAATCGAACGACCCGGAAGTGAAAGACTACCTGGAACTTGTAAATAACCTGGATAATATAAAGATCTTTATCACAAACAATCCTGCCGTGGCAAAACGTATGTCTGCCGATGTGCAAAAGTATATTGGATCTGCCAAAGGACTAAACGAGCTTATGCGCGTGAAGGATGAAGGCAAGAATATTAAATTCTACTCCAAAGAAGGAAAAAGTGAGAGTTTTGTGAGTGAACTCCTTATGTTCATGGATGGAAATATAGACGGGAAAGACGGGACCATGATCATGAGCATCACCGGAAATATCGATCTGAAGAAGATCTCCAAGCTTACCAAGGACCTTAAAGTTCCAGGAAGTGAAGAATTGAAGAACATCGATAAAAAACAATAA
- a CDS encoding RNA polymerase sigma factor: MKQKEFLSTVLPFKDKLYRLAKRLLVSSDEAEDAVQEIFLKLWNGKEKIGKYKNPEAFAMTMTKNYCLDRLKSKQAGNMKIVHSNFQNSENVEKQVEANDGVTLVFQIMETLPEQQRMILQLRDVEQYEYAEIAEMLDLNETAIRVALSRARKAIREEMIKKYNYGIS; encoded by the coding sequence ATGAAGCAAAAGGAGTTTTTATCAACCGTATTGCCTTTTAAAGATAAGCTGTATAGGCTGGCTAAGAGGCTCCTTGTGTCGAGTGATGAAGCTGAGGATGCCGTTCAGGAGATTTTTTTGAAATTATGGAATGGGAAGGAAAAGATAGGGAAATACAAGAACCCTGAGGCCTTTGCGATGACGATGACCAAGAACTATTGTCTGGATCGTTTAAAATCGAAGCAAGCCGGAAATATGAAGATCGTTCACAGCAATTTTCAGAATTCGGAGAATGTAGAGAAACAGGTAGAGGCGAATGATGGAGTAACCCTTGTTTTTCAGATCATGGAAACCCTTCCGGAACAACAACGAATGATCCTTCAGCTAAGAGATGTAGAACAATACGAATATGCAGAGATAGCAGAGATGCTGGATCTAAATGAAACAGCCATACGGGTGGCATTATCCCGGGCGAGAAAAGCAATTAGAGAAGAAATGATAAAAAAGTACAACTATGGAATCAGCTAG
- a CDS encoding S41 family peptidase — MKKKIILLLIAATTLLSSCFKDNDDVLQEASTLDIQNFIYRGLNFFYLYKADTPELANDAFANQQALDDFLNTFNSPEALFDFLISGQDRFSILVDNYIALENALAGVTLTNGMEYGLVRYPNNPSNIFGYVRYVLPNTDAAAKGLTRGMIFNTVDGTQITENNFSELLAPDTYTLGLATFDGTTITPTGDSVQLTKAEYTENPVYVTRTFDILGQKVGYLMYNSFTRDFDPQLNAAFAQFQADGVTDVILDLRYNGGGSVETASDLASMVTGQFNGQIFYTEQWNEDRQAAYASDGLFNQTISTGEAINSLNLNRVYIITTGRTASASEMVINGLDPYIDVIQVGGTTTGKFQASFLLYDAPAPDFSRTLANPDHTYAMLPLVFKTANANGVTDFIDGLAPDVAMDEDYSNLGELGDMSEPLLAAALAEIFPSPSPVRPYRSGLEEVSESKASSPLYQLMIAEK, encoded by the coding sequence ATGAAAAAGAAAATTATTCTCCTACTTATAGCGGCCACTACCCTGCTTTCTTCCTGTTTTAAAGATAATGACGATGTGCTTCAGGAAGCTTCTACCCTGGATATTCAGAATTTCATCTATCGCGGTCTCAATTTCTTTTACCTTTATAAAGCAGATACACCCGAACTGGCGAACGATGCCTTTGCAAACCAGCAGGCACTGGACGATTTTCTCAACACTTTCAATTCACCGGAAGCCCTGTTCGATTTCCTTATCTCTGGTCAGGATCGATTCAGTATCCTGGTAGATAACTATATCGCCCTGGAAAATGCCCTGGCTGGTGTTACCCTCACCAACGGAATGGAATACGGCCTGGTACGCTATCCTAACAATCCCTCTAATATCTTCGGGTATGTGCGCTACGTACTTCCAAATACAGATGCCGCCGCTAAAGGCCTCACAAGAGGTATGATCTTCAATACCGTGGACGGTACCCAGATCACCGAAAATAATTTCAGCGAATTGCTTGCACCCGACACTTATACTCTCGGGCTGGCAACTTTCGATGGCACCACCATCACTCCAACCGGAGACAGTGTTCAGTTAACCAAAGCCGAATACACCGAAAACCCGGTTTATGTGACCAGAACCTTCGATATCCTGGGACAAAAAGTGGGCTATCTTATGTACAACAGTTTTACACGGGATTTCGACCCCCAACTCAATGCCGCTTTTGCCCAGTTCCAGGCAGACGGGGTTACAGACGTTATCCTCGACCTGAGATACAACGGGGGTGGTTCGGTAGAAACGGCAAGCGATCTTGCCAGTATGGTTACTGGTCAGTTTAACGGCCAGATCTTTTATACCGAACAATGGAACGAAGACCGACAAGCGGCCTACGCCAGCGACGGACTCTTTAACCAAACCATCTCCACGGGGGAGGCCATAAACAGTTTAAATCTTAACCGAGTCTATATCATCACCACCGGGAGAACTGCCTCTGCAAGTGAAATGGTGATTAACGGCCTCGATCCGTATATTGATGTGATACAAGTGGGTGGAACCACTACCGGTAAATTTCAGGCATCATTCCTGCTGTACGATGCCCCGGCTCCAGATTTTAGCAGAACGCTTGCTAATCCCGATCATACATACGCTATGCTACCGTTAGTCTTTAAGACAGCGAATGCCAATGGAGTGACAGATTTTATAGATGGCCTGGCACCCGATGTTGCCATGGACGAAGATTATTCTAATCTCGGTGAGCTGGGCGATATGAGTGAACCCCTGCTGGCGGCGGCTCTGGCAGAGATATTCCCATCTCCCTCGCCCGTTAGACCATATCGTTCGGGGCTGGAAGAAGTTTCCGAAAGCAAAGCTTCTTCTCCTCTGTACCAACTAATGATCGCAGAGAAATAA
- a CDS encoding TonB-dependent receptor plug domain-containing protein — protein sequence MKQFVIGLLFLGSLTTLWSQESGKVEQLDSVLIDTKSRMNVKNSGKVVARITSDMLAQNEGSSLAELLNELSGIEINGNLSNEGQNLSYFVRGGSNRQVVIMVDGVQLNDASQLANDFDLRLIDLNRVASVEVLKGASSVLYGSGAATAVIHIRTKKSGKKDVSAMVTSSIGTNQSAENQDFNPSLIENQVSVNGSPGKFFYALDLSHRFADGLSAIAAPEGSEPFESDLYNRFNTRLNVGYNITEKIQLSQFVAIDKFKSDFDDFSYMDADYRTISQQLRRGGNFKWAYKNGSFVINDSYSWVEREIESSFPAKYDSKAYTFDTYFDHRFGSNIHLVAGFNGNFSRINSYTIPFGGVAFEQQTDSEDANFSILDPYVNAVYVSDFGFNLNAGLRVNIHSAYDSHLVYQINPSYRFDMGEHTIKLLGSYSTAYITPSLFQLFDPIYGNQALIPEENRTIEGGVTYGFGNDLSFSVVYFNRREENYVDFVNVDPENFVFQYWNSATEFNASGVEVNTSAKISEKWTLNANYTNTQVDERFSLRIPEHKVNASLQFRLKEGTNFQLKYLFTGEREDIFFNPDTFESESVTLDSYGLIGFNFRTRVNETISLFAAVSNLLNEEYEELYRYQARGRNVRVGFSLDLN from the coding sequence ATGAAACAATTTGTAATTGGATTACTCTTTTTGGGGTCGTTAACAACGCTTTGGTCCCAGGAAAGTGGAAAGGTAGAACAATTGGACAGCGTACTAATTGATACCAAATCGAGAATGAACGTTAAGAACAGCGGGAAAGTTGTGGCCAGGATAACATCCGATATGCTGGCACAGAACGAAGGCAGCTCTCTGGCAGAACTACTCAACGAGCTAAGCGGTATTGAGATCAACGGAAATTTGAGCAATGAAGGTCAGAACCTGTCTTACTTCGTTCGTGGAGGTAGCAACAGGCAGGTGGTGATCATGGTAGATGGCGTACAGTTAAATGACGCCTCCCAATTGGCTAACGATTTCGACCTGCGCCTGATAGACCTCAATAGGGTGGCGTCTGTAGAGGTGCTAAAAGGAGCCTCCAGTGTACTATACGGAAGCGGAGCCGCGACTGCGGTGATCCATATCCGAACTAAAAAAAGCGGGAAGAAAGATGTTTCTGCTATGGTGACAAGTTCTATAGGCACCAATCAGTCTGCAGAGAACCAAGATTTTAATCCTTCCCTTATAGAGAACCAGGTATCTGTAAACGGGAGCCCGGGGAAATTTTTCTACGCCCTAGATCTCTCTCATCGTTTTGCAGATGGGCTCTCGGCCATAGCCGCTCCGGAGGGTTCAGAACCCTTTGAAAGTGATCTGTATAACCGGTTCAATACCCGGCTTAATGTGGGATATAATATTACCGAGAAGATACAGCTTAGTCAGTTTGTGGCCATTGATAAGTTTAAATCGGATTTTGATGATTTTAGTTATATGGATGCCGATTACCGCACGATCAGCCAACAGCTGCGCAGAGGCGGTAACTTTAAATGGGCCTATAAAAACGGCTCGTTTGTGATTAACGATTCGTATTCGTGGGTAGAGCGGGAGATAGAATCTTCCTTCCCCGCTAAGTACGATAGCAAAGCCTACACTTTCGATACCTATTTCGATCACAGGTTTGGTAGTAATATTCACCTGGTAGCGGGGTTCAATGGAAATTTCAGTAGGATAAATTCGTATACCATACCCTTCGGGGGTGTGGCCTTCGAGCAGCAAACAGATTCTGAAGATGCAAATTTTAGCATACTCGATCCATATGTAAACGCTGTCTATGTTTCAGATTTTGGGTTTAATTTAAATGCCGGCCTACGAGTAAATATTCATAGTGCTTACGACAGCCATTTGGTATATCAGATCAATCCGTCTTACAGATTCGATATGGGCGAACATACGATCAAGTTATTGGGCTCTTACAGCACAGCTTATATAACTCCGTCGTTATTTCAGTTATTCGACCCCATCTATGGAAACCAGGCGTTAATCCCTGAGGAAAACAGAACGATCGAGGGTGGAGTTACTTATGGCTTCGGAAATGATCTTAGCTTTAGTGTAGTGTATTTTAACAGGAGGGAAGAAAATTACGTTGACTTCGTAAATGTGGACCCTGAGAATTTCGTTTTTCAATATTGGAATAGCGCTACCGAATTTAATGCGAGTGGTGTAGAAGTAAATACTTCAGCAAAAATTTCAGAAAAATGGACACTAAATGCCAATTATACCAACACTCAGGTAGATGAACGGTTTTCTTTACGAATCCCCGAACATAAGGTCAATGCCTCACTACAGTTTCGCCTGAAGGAAGGGACAAATTTCCAATTGAAATATCTGTTCACCGGAGAGCGGGAAGATATATTTTTCAATCCCGATACCTTTGAAAGCGAAAGTGTGACCCTGGATAGTTACGGCCTGATCGGGTTCAATTTTCGAACCCGGGTTAATGAGACGATAAGTTTATTTGCAGCTGTCTCCAATCTGCTGAATGAAGAGTACGAAGAACTATACCGCTATCAGGCACGAGGCAGGAATGTGCGGGTAGGGTTTAGTCTTGATCTTAACTAG
- a CDS encoding ABC transporter substrate-binding protein — protein MRLILFSLSLLMMFSCKEIENSPSIVRDTVSTNSVEYAEGFSIHEADNFITLTVKNPWPGSNESFTYELKKKGLSEEEDQKTNRPWHDSGFHKVLKYPVESIVVTSTTHIPSLDMLGVTDKLIGFPNLDYISSKNARKLIAEGKIVELGQNESINTEVLIDLEPEIVVSFAVDGSNKTIDNIQKAGIPVIYNADWTEKHPLGKAEWIKFFGALFGKQKEADSIFKVIELEYFAAMELARKAKTKPTVLSGAMYKDVWYMPQGDSWAAQFIADANGEYLWKETEGTGSLSMSLESVLDKGKDADFWIGPGQFVTVAQFEEAHPVYTEFRALKNGNVYTFTANKGETGGVLYYELAPNRPDIVLKDIIKILHPELLPDHQLYFFTQVE, from the coding sequence ATGCGATTAATTTTATTTTCACTTTCCCTGCTAATGATGTTTTCCTGTAAGGAGATCGAAAATTCTCCTTCCATTGTTAGGGATACAGTTAGTACAAATAGCGTTGAATATGCCGAAGGGTTTTCAATTCATGAAGCCGATAATTTTATTACCCTCACGGTAAAAAACCCCTGGCCAGGTTCTAACGAATCGTTTACCTACGAGCTGAAGAAAAAAGGGTTGAGTGAAGAAGAAGATCAAAAAACCAACAGGCCCTGGCACGACTCCGGCTTCCATAAAGTACTAAAATACCCCGTAGAATCTATAGTGGTAACTTCCACAACTCATATTCCTTCCCTGGATATGCTGGGCGTTACCGATAAGCTAATTGGCTTTCCAAATCTCGATTATATCTCATCTAAAAATGCTCGCAAGCTCATTGCGGAGGGAAAGATCGTAGAATTAGGTCAAAACGAGTCTATCAACACCGAAGTACTTATAGATCTTGAACCCGAAATCGTTGTGAGCTTTGCCGTTGACGGTTCGAATAAAACGATTGACAATATTCAAAAAGCGGGAATCCCGGTGATCTATAATGCAGATTGGACCGAGAAACACCCTCTTGGAAAGGCGGAATGGATCAAGTTCTTCGGGGCCTTATTTGGGAAACAGAAAGAGGCAGATAGCATTTTTAAGGTTATAGAATTAGAATATTTTGCAGCAATGGAGCTCGCCCGGAAGGCCAAAACCAAGCCTACGGTACTTAGCGGCGCCATGTATAAAGACGTTTGGTACATGCCCCAGGGCGATAGCTGGGCAGCACAATTTATAGCCGATGCCAACGGCGAATACCTATGGAAAGAAACCGAAGGCACCGGAAGCCTGTCTATGAGTTTAGAATCTGTCTTGGATAAAGGTAAAGACGCCGATTTCTGGATTGGTCCCGGGCAGTTCGTTACGGTAGCTCAATTTGAAGAAGCCCATCCGGTATATACCGAATTCCGGGCCCTGAAAAATGGAAACGTATACACATTTACCGCCAACAAAGGTGAAACCGGAGGCGTACTTTATTACGAACTCGCTCCCAACAGGCCGGATATCGTACTAAAGGATATAATTAAAATTTTACATCCCGAGCTCCTTCCAGATCACCAATTGTACTTTTTTACCCAAGTTGAATAA
- a CDS encoding FecCD family ABC transporter permease: METRRSYKLWFIVLILVLLIFFLLNISLGSVRIPFADVISSLTAQGASKSTWEYIIIEYRLPKALTAILAGSGLAVSGLLMQTLFRNPLAGPFVLGLSSGASLGVALLILGAGAFGGFMGSLLLSQWSLVIASALGSFLVLLAVLAVTLHVKDSMAILIIGLMFGSVTAAVVAVLSYFSTAEKLQQYIFWSFGSLGDQSWPGIIILALCCVLGVLIAFFSCKSLNALLLGENYAKSMGLRIKRTTLFIILATSILAGGITAFAGPIAFVGLAVPHLTRQLFTTSNHFVLLPAVLLTGAILMLICDTVAQLPFNEATLPINAITSLIGAPVVIWLLVRKRKLLF, encoded by the coding sequence ATGGAAACCCGTAGATCATATAAGCTTTGGTTTATCGTACTAATATTGGTGCTGCTCATATTCTTCCTTCTGAATATAAGCCTGGGATCTGTGCGTATTCCATTTGCCGATGTGATCTCTTCCCTTACCGCTCAAGGTGCTTCGAAGTCAACCTGGGAATATATTATTATAGAGTATCGCCTGCCAAAAGCCCTTACTGCGATTCTGGCAGGTAGCGGTCTCGCGGTTAGTGGTCTCCTTATGCAAACGCTGTTCCGCAATCCCCTGGCAGGACCCTTCGTACTTGGATTGAGCAGTGGAGCCAGCCTTGGGGTGGCATTGCTCATACTGGGCGCAGGAGCCTTTGGCGGATTTATGGGCAGTTTGTTGCTCAGCCAATGGAGCCTTGTAATCGCATCGGCGCTGGGAAGTTTCCTGGTATTACTTGCCGTGCTCGCCGTAACGCTGCACGTAAAAGATAGTATGGCTATATTAATAATAGGACTGATGTTTGGGAGTGTGACCGCTGCAGTTGTGGCCGTACTTTCGTATTTCAGTACAGCCGAAAAACTTCAGCAATATATTTTCTGGAGTTTTGGGAGCCTTGGAGACCAGTCCTGGCCGGGTATTATTATCCTGGCACTCTGTTGTGTCCTTGGGGTGCTGATAGCATTTTTTAGCTGTAAATCACTCAATGCCTTACTGTTAGGAGAGAATTATGCGAAAAGTATGGGGCTTCGTATAAAAAGAACAACTTTGTTTATCATCCTGGCCACAAGCATCCTGGCGGGAGGAATCACGGCCTTTGCCGGACCCATCGCCTTTGTAGGCCTCGCTGTACCTCATTTAACCAGGCAGTTGTTCACCACCTCCAATCATTTTGTCCTGCTTCCTGCAGTTCTGCTTACCGGTGCTATTTTAATGCTTATCTGCGATACCGTTGCACAACTTCCATTCAATGAAGCCACATTGCCCATTAATGCCATCACTTCATTGATTGGTGCTCCGGTTGTGATTTGGTTACTAGTTCGGAAACGTAAATTATTATTTTAA
- a CDS encoding ABC transporter ATP-binding protein: protein MTSESKHIAIAVNDLSIGYFRRKKALAVAKPINFSIESGNLIALVGANGIGKSTLLRTLSGMQAKLKGSIKICGKELSGYSSLERATQLSVVLTEAPASGNLTVRELVSLGRQPYTGSFGFLSEKDKEMIDNALSTTETTPLENRKCYELSDGQMQRVVIARALAQDTPLIFLDEPTTHLDLYHRAYILKLLKRLTSENGKTVLFSTHEIDLGIQLADVMLVMDDLGIHQGSPQQLIEDGKFNNLFPEDTIEFDASNGRFTIKN from the coding sequence ATGACTTCGGAAAGTAAGCATATCGCCATTGCTGTAAACGATCTTTCGATAGGATACTTCCGAAGGAAAAAAGCCCTTGCCGTAGCCAAGCCTATTAATTTCAGCATTGAAAGTGGTAATCTAATTGCTCTGGTAGGTGCCAATGGGATAGGGAAATCTACATTACTGAGAACCCTCTCCGGGATGCAGGCAAAACTAAAGGGAAGTATAAAGATCTGTGGTAAGGAACTATCCGGCTATTCCAGCCTTGAACGTGCAACACAGCTTAGTGTGGTTCTTACCGAAGCACCGGCTTCCGGGAATCTTACCGTAAGAGAATTGGTTTCATTGGGCCGGCAACCGTACACAGGGAGTTTTGGATTTTTATCTGAAAAGGATAAGGAAATGATCGATAATGCCCTTAGCACCACCGAAACTACCCCACTCGAGAACAGAAAATGCTATGAGCTTAGCGACGGACAAATGCAGCGTGTGGTAATAGCACGGGCCCTGGCGCAGGACACTCCGCTGATCTTCTTAGACGAACCTACTACACATTTAGACCTGTACCACCGGGCGTACATATTAAAATTACTGAAAAGACTCACTTCCGAAAATGGAAAGACAGTACTTTTTTCAACCCATGAGATCGATCTTGGCATACAACTGGCCGATGTAATGCTCGTCATGGATGATTTGGGCATTCATCAGGGTTCTCCGCAACAGCTAATCGAGGATGGAAAGTTTAATAACCTCTTCCCCGAGGATACCATAGAATTTGACGCTTCCAACGGTCGGTTTACCATTAAGAATTAA
- the rmuC gene encoding DNA recombination protein RmuC, which yields MSETFLFLLLAGICLLIGAFIGNLISRLKQKAETGKMEERLDQSQLQQERLQERLENILNEREQIRKEKEFLNSELVRRNTEFENLEIKNREQKEEVEKLQEKFTKEFENLANKILDEKSSKFTKQNRENLEILLNPLQEKIKTFEKKVEDSNKESVGRHSELKEQLKHLSELNRQISKEADNLTKALKGDSKMQGNWGELILTRILEKSGLEKGREYTIQDSHTNSQGKRLQTDVLIHLPDGKKMIVDSKVSLVDFERFVSEEDEELKQGHLKKHIASIKKHVEDLSNKQYQYLMDESPDTVFMFVPIEPAFAIAAANEPNIYEEAFNKQIIIVTPSTLLAALRLVDNLWQNDRQTQNALAIAKEAGALYDSFTNLTDELIKVGKQIGTVQGTYESAMKKLTGRGNLIRRVENLKKLGAKASKHIDEKLLKRAEEED from the coding sequence ATGAGTGAAACCTTTCTATTTTTATTATTAGCCGGTATATGTTTGCTTATTGGAGCTTTTATTGGCAACCTTATCTCTCGCCTAAAACAAAAGGCCGAGACAGGGAAAATGGAAGAACGGCTGGACCAATCGCAATTACAGCAGGAACGATTACAGGAGCGACTTGAAAATATCTTGAACGAACGCGAACAGATAAGGAAGGAAAAAGAATTTCTGAATAGTGAATTAGTTAGGCGTAATACCGAATTCGAAAACCTGGAAATAAAAAACAGGGAACAAAAGGAGGAAGTAGAAAAACTCCAGGAGAAATTCACCAAGGAATTCGAGAATCTTGCCAACAAGATCCTCGATGAAAAGTCGAGCAAGTTTACCAAACAGAATAGAGAGAACCTGGAGATCCTTCTCAACCCACTGCAAGAAAAAATAAAGACCTTCGAAAAGAAGGTAGAAGACAGCAACAAGGAAAGCGTAGGGCGGCACAGTGAGCTTAAAGAGCAGTTAAAACACCTTTCCGAATTAAACAGGCAGATAAGTAAGGAGGCCGACAATCTTACAAAAGCCCTTAAAGGAGATTCTAAGATGCAGGGAAACTGGGGAGAGCTAATTCTTACGCGTATCCTGGAAAAATCCGGACTCGAAAAAGGCCGGGAATATACCATTCAGGATAGCCACACCAATTCCCAGGGAAAAAGACTTCAAACAGATGTACTTATTCATCTGCCAGACGGGAAGAAGATGATCGTGGATAGTAAGGTTTCCCTGGTGGATTTCGAACGCTTTGTTTCCGAAGAAGATGAAGAGCTGAAACAAGGTCATTTAAAAAAACACATCGCTTCCATTAAGAAACATGTTGAGGACCTTAGCAATAAACAGTACCAATACCTCATGGATGAAAGCCCCGATACCGTTTTTATGTTTGTTCCTATTGAGCCCGCATTTGCGATTGCCGCTGCCAACGAACCTAATATTTACGAAGAAGCTTTTAACAAACAGATCATAATCGTTACTCCCTCTACCCTGCTTGCAGCACTTCGCCTGGTAGATAACCTCTGGCAGAACGACCGCCAAACACAGAACGCCCTGGCCATCGCTAAAGAGGCAGGAGCGCTATACGATTCCTTTACAAATCTAACCGATGAGCTAATAAAAGTAGGTAAGCAGATTGGGACGGTGCAGGGCACTTACGAAAGCGCCATGAAAAAGCTTACCGGCCGCGGTAACCTCATCCGAAGGGTTGAAAACCTGAAAAAACTGGGGGCTAAAGCGAGTAAACATATAGATGAGAAACTCCTCAAACGGGCCGAGGAGGAAGATTGA
- a CDS encoding acyl-CoA thioesterase, with translation METIFKKIEESQVTFSELMLPSHTNFNGKIHGGYILSLMDQIAFACASKHSKNYCVTASVETVNFLNPIEVGELVVMKASVNYVGRTSMIIGIRVEAENIHTGHTKHCNSSYFTMVAKDEAGNNITVPGLELRSDEEVRRFIRSAKELRTKRDRKHIFHDTNFVVKDYLEELKDHRVILSYDL, from the coding sequence ATGGAAACCATATTTAAAAAAATAGAAGAATCACAGGTTACTTTTTCCGAATTAATGCTGCCTTCGCATACCAATTTCAACGGAAAGATCCACGGTGGTTATATCCTTTCCCTAATGGACCAGATCGCTTTTGCCTGTGCCTCTAAACACAGCAAGAATTATTGTGTCACCGCCTCGGTAGAGACCGTGAACTTCTTAAATCCGATCGAGGTAGGAGAACTGGTTGTGATGAAGGCTTCGGTTAATTATGTGGGTAGAACCAGTATGATCATAGGGATTCGTGTGGAAGCGGAAAACATACATACCGGGCATACGAAACATTGTAATTCTTCTTATTTCACTATGGTGGCGAAGGACGAAGCCGGGAACAATATTACGGTGCCCGGGCTCGAACTGCGATCCGATGAAGAAGTAAGGCGATTTATCCGTAGTGCTAAAGAATTGCGCACAAAACGAGACAGGAAGCATATCTTTCACGATACAAATTTTGTTGTAAAAGACTATTTAGAGGAACTGAAGGATCATAGAGTGATCTTGTCTTACGATCTCTAA
- a CDS encoding DUF5777 family beta-barrel protein has protein sequence MKLKYLVLFILLPLVGFAQDDLLDALESEVVEDKTVDAAFKGLKVVNFESTKLAHKKDFYFIVSHRFGTVKNGFDDLFGLDEAVTQLKFIYGLNDWLNLGVARSSLQKTYGAHVKYRIIGQQKDGFPLTVVGYNLVTINTGLDEDMFTNFEFSDRLTYTSQALVSRKVSNKLSLLIAPTYIHENLATRSVVVLADDSSLNFDEKNDQFALGLGGRYKLTTRWSINMDYGLHLNRNDNSNFKNPFSVGVDLETGGHVFQMHFTNAQPMFEDGFIIRGAGDWGDGDFYFGFNLSRVF, from the coding sequence ATGAAACTAAAATATCTTGTATTATTTATACTACTGCCACTGGTTGGATTCGCCCAGGATGACCTGCTCGATGCCCTGGAAAGTGAGGTTGTTGAAGACAAAACGGTCGATGCAGCCTTTAAGGGACTCAAGGTGGTTAATTTCGAATCTACTAAGCTGGCACATAAAAAAGATTTCTATTTTATCGTATCTCACCGGTTTGGTACCGTAAAAAATGGTTTCGATGATCTTTTTGGCCTGGATGAGGCCGTCACACAACTTAAATTTATATACGGACTTAACGACTGGCTAAATCTTGGTGTCGCCCGAAGTTCGCTCCAAAAAACCTACGGCGCTCATGTTAAATACAGGATCATCGGGCAACAGAAGGATGGGTTTCCCCTAACGGTTGTGGGTTACAATTTAGTGACGATAAACACCGGGCTAGACGAAGATATGTTCACTAATTTCGAATTTAGTGATCGCCTTACTTATACCTCTCAGGCACTTGTTTCAAGGAAAGTTTCAAACAAGCTTTCACTATTAATAGCCCCCACGTATATTCATGAGAACCTGGCTACACGCAGTGTAGTGGTACTTGCAGACGACAGCTCTCTTAATTTCGATGAAAAAAACGACCAGTTTGCATTGGGATTGGGTGGCCGATATAAATTAACTACTCGCTGGAGTATAAATATGGATTATGGGCTACATCTAAACCGAAATGACAACTCAAATTTTAAAAATCCGTTCTCGGTAGGGGTCGACCTGGAAACCGGAGGACATGTATTCCAGATGCATTTTACCAATGCACAACCCATGTTCGAGGACGGATTTATAATCCGCGGTGCAGGAGACTGGGGTGATGGAGATTTTTATTTCGGATTTAATTTAAGCCGGGTGTTTTAG
- a CDS encoding YceI family protein: MKKLLFILSVLMLVFVSAFGQSKLKTKSGTINFEASVPSFEEVRAINKDVSAILNTETGEFAALALMKGFRFKIALMEEHFNENYVESSKFPKAVFKGTIVNFNKDAVSDTPTEFRINGSITLHGVTRDIHVPVKIWREDQFTVLSTDFKLKPTDFDIRIPAIVSKKVAEEVEVNANFSLSN; the protein is encoded by the coding sequence ATGAAGAAATTACTATTTATTCTCAGCGTATTGATGCTCGTTTTCGTTTCAGCTTTTGGCCAGTCTAAACTGAAAACCAAAAGTGGAACGATTAATTTCGAAGCCTCTGTACCTTCCTTTGAAGAGGTTAGAGCGATCAATAAGGATGTAAGTGCCATCCTGAACACCGAGACAGGGGAGTTTGCCGCCCTGGCGTTGATGAAAGGGTTCCGATTTAAGATCGCACTTATGGAGGAACACTTTAATGAGAATTATGTAGAATCCTCAAAATTCCCAAAGGCGGTTTTTAAGGGTACCATTGTTAATTTCAATAAGGATGCAGTGAGTGACACTCCTACGGAATTCAGAATCAATGGCAGTATAACACTTCATGGTGTAACCCGGGATATTCATGTCCCGGTGAAGATATGGCGGGAAGATCAGTTTACGGTTCTATCTACAGATTTTAAACTGAAGCCAACCGATTTCGACATTAGAATACCGGCAATCGTGAGTAAGAAGGTCGCTGAGGAGGTGGAGGTCAATGCCAATTTCTCTCTATCCAATTAG